ATTTTAACCTGGTGCAGAGTCACAGCTTCTCCTGGCCATTTGGTGAGAATAGGTATGAGAGAACCTGGAGGAAGGCGGTCAGCTCATTGCATTTGATGAGTAGTAGTGAATGGGGTAATCAGCAATGTAGGATTCTTCACTTAGTTGGTTCAGCATGCCCTTGTATAAAACATCCATGATAAGGACCTCAGCGACAAGTCTCTGTTTTTCCTCCATCCTCCGCAATTTTGATGCAACTGTTATACCAAAGGCATCATACTCGTCATTGTTTTTTGAGAGAATAGCTGCAGCTTGAGACAGCAGCTCATTGCTCAGGTCGTCATCATTgtacatttttcctttcttccttttCCTTATAAATGGAACGTCCTCCTGTGGATCATAGTCTATGTCCTCGGATTGGCTGTTACTAGTAACCTGAAAGTTGAATGTTTAAACATCAAAATCCTTCTGCATCAATTTGATAACATTTCTATCCAGTTATATTGCGGGTTCCCTCCTTCCATAAAGTGATCATAATGCTAattagaaaagatcaggtccctaCTTCCCATAAACACTCCAAGCTGTAAGTCTCTGATCCATCAACTATAACCTgagcctgtgaccccccccccccccccatttttcccTATTGTCTTCAAAGATCTGTCCTCAGCCACAAGGCAGATCACTCCTGAAATATTGCTTGCTGCTTGAGGACTTCTTCAACGATATAACCCCAGTCTGTGTCTTCCCACTTGTCTGAAGTCCCCTCCTCGCAGTTATTATGGTTGTAAAATAGCATTTGTCCATCAAGTTAAATAAGGGGGAAAGATAAAGTGGGTGAAAAGAAGGGATGGGgattaaatattaaaactgagGCACGAGCCAATATGCCATCTCCTGAATTAATCTGGGCTGTTAGGGACCAACACCTTGACAATAGTGGACCGGTCACTTGACCTCCAAGATTGTCCTACTGCTGCCATTGTTCTGATCATGATGAGGCATGATCAGTCCATTTCCAACCTAAATACACCCCTGATACGGAGATATGATGCTTTTAGTAGCTCAACTCTGATCTAATCATGGCAAGATGTGAAAGAACTgatgtgaatgtcacccaacaggtTACTTCAAACTGACCATGAACTGAACGTAATGTACCTGTTTTAGTAGAAAATGGTGGGTAGTCCATTAAGGCGAGCGTATCAACAGAAATGGCCATTTTGAAAAGGGGACTTTTTATCATATTCTATGAATTTTATGAAAACTGAACTAATGGTGGGAAATGACTAATAAAAAGAAAAGACGAGTGGAAGTTGAAaggtaaagggaatgtgtcatcagaaaataacttATGGTTCAAATGACCTTTTTAtagtaaacatatttttaaagaattttgtgTGATGTtagttttaattttccatgtttgtataaaaataaataaaaaacaacaacaataataataataataataataataataataataaaatcctgcaattttcacactggccacttagcttaataataggtgccacttcttggtctctaCAGGTGACTTTTCAGCAATTCAATTGAATTCAATGCCTAAAATGAAATACCTGAGACACATTAGTCGAGTCCTCCAGAATCTCCATGGTCTCATCAACTGGCTCATCTTCTTGGCGGCATTCCTGGGACTCTCCCGAGTTGGATGATCCCTCTTTCGGAGCATCCTGACCAATTGTGAACTTAAGCAGGTCAAAATACCATAGCCGGGGCACATACACGTCATCGGCGGAGGTAGCTGTCTTTTTGGACACCTGTACTTTGTTGAATTCTTTCTTGAAGACTGTTCTCAAATTGGCAATCTTATGTTTAACAAACTGGATGTTGGCGCTTGGGCACACAGACCGGCAGAGGTTGACCATGCTCTCATAGGCCTTCAGTCTTTTCTGTTTGTTGGAATAGTCGGAGATCTTCATGTTCCACAGGCACGGAAAGGACCGATACATGTCTATGAATTCTTTCAGGAACTGTGGATTCATGAGATATTCGGAATAAATTTTCTTTTTTGAGAGATCCATCtattaaaaaaacatttatcacttctGACATCACAATTGGCAAAGGAAAAGTTAACTGTTAAAAGTTAACTCCATCAAAATTACTTggcttaggctgtgttcacatcacgtttttgtcccATGTTTAATGTATACATATGACGTAtaccagggctcgacaaatcccaggcgccaggtcgccatggcgaccaggaatttagtcctggcgcttgggtatttgtcagcccgttttcaaaggtgcccgggcgatgggtgcggagctgccgttctgtccggaggcagcaccgtgtgaaacagctccgtcacagcacacaatagcagagacgctggcagcagggaggggagggactcgggaggagtgtaatctgatcctagagtggaagctgcttctgccagcccctcccctccccgcccaccaaccaatcagagctgaggcgaggcaaggcaagcactagcagctctgagtcactgacacaagtacagggaatcgaatgagtcacaggttagaatctaaagatccgactcagttagtgactcattcgattctttgagttaaaagaacagttagtcagactctagaacaggttacactgaggctgtggctGATGCTttcgcagcagtgataagattaagggacaggagcagagatatgagagaagtgacaggacacagtttagattacagtttgaattaaccctttaggatcaaattggcttctcaaggagatctatatgttaaaggcatccccccttctgtctcattcagtagctatagaactaaggctactttcacacttgcggcaggatggatccggcaggctgttcaccctgtcggatccgtccttccgctgtttcgccggaccgcagctctgtccccattgactataatgggggcagagctctggcgcagcacggcagtgcatggtgaaaggccgccggactaaaagtactgcatgtccaactttagtccggcggcctctcaccgcgaactgccgtgctgcgccggagctccgcccccgtccccattatagtcaatagggtccggggacggagcggcggtatatgtaacatggtatacagcattattgggggggctctatggagaagtggggggggggggcactatgggggcacctactaggggctttatgatgcggctccgcctggctcctaacttttttagctggctcctagattccaaggaaatttgtcaagccctgacgTATACATTAAACAGATGCCATATGGTtccattggaaaaaaaacacatcagttgTTTTGCTATACTCTGCAGGATGAAAAAGTGTAGTAAACtaaaaaaatgtgatgtgaacagccccttagCCACATATCCATTTTCCATCCGATGCTGCACCTACATTTTGAAGCGTGAAATACATTTtgaggttaaaaatttttttaaaaaagttttaaaaaaatgtgtgcttGTCACAGCTATTGCCTTGTCTATGGCCATGATCAAGGGATACCTCCATTCAAAACTTTCTTGGGAGCATTTAATATTTAAAACTATTTACCTTATGAGCACTTGCACGGCTGCTTTTAGCAGGAGACCACCATTTCTTGTATGGATTTCTAAGGGAACTTCTCCTCGTGTTCAGATGTACTGAAacagataaaataaatataaaagaatGGAGTGTATAAAGTCTGGTCactcagcaatatatatatatatataatatatacagtagatccagttatagtctttttttttaaactcgttttattgaaagaGAGTAACAAGGCATATTCGTGGTACAGTCATGTAGACAAAATACAAAGACATATTACAAGTCAGATCACGT
This window of the Bufo bufo chromosome 6, aBufBuf1.1, whole genome shotgun sequence genome carries:
- the LOC121006088 gene encoding uncharacterized protein LOC121006088 isoform X1, which codes for MDDKKCKKQKANFTFQKTQGEFHRLVKIKEEEEPTDISTDCSSNRNSPETCPTPRYSQNRTEEAFPADKPIKEENLNIVIVDIGPEIQKQNERTARIKEEEIPADISPVHLNTRRSSLRNPYKKWWSPAKSSRASAHKMDLSKKKIYSEYLMNPQFLKEFIDMYRSFPCLWNMKISDYSNKQKRLKAYESMVNLCRSVCPSANIQFVKHKIANLRTVFKKEFNKVQVSKKTATSADDVYVPRLWYFDLLKFTIGQDAPKEGSSNSGESQECRQEDEPVDETMEILEDSTNVSQVTSNSQSEDIDYDPQEDVPFIRKRKKGKMYNDDDLSNELLSQAAAILSKNNDEYDAFGITVASKLRRMEEKQRLVAEVLIMDVLYKGMLNQLSEESYIADYPIHYYSSNAMS
- the LOC121006088 gene encoding uncharacterized protein LOC121006088 isoform X2, which encodes MDDKKCKKQKANFTFQKTQGEFHRLVKIKEEEEPTDISTDCSSNRNSPETCPTPRYSQNRTEEAFPADKPIKEENLNIVIVDIGPEIQKQNERTARIKEEEIPADISPVHLNTRRSSLRNPYKKWWSPAKSSRASAHKFLKEFIDMYRSFPCLWNMKISDYSNKQKRLKAYESMVNLCRSVCPSANIQFVKHKIANLRTVFKKEFNKVQVSKKTATSADDVYVPRLWYFDLLKFTIGQDAPKEGSSNSGESQECRQEDEPVDETMEILEDSTNVSQVTSNSQSEDIDYDPQEDVPFIRKRKKGKMYNDDDLSNELLSQAAAILSKNNDEYDAFGITVASKLRRMEEKQRLVAEVLIMDVLYKGMLNQLSEESYIADYPIHYYSSNAMS